Proteins encoded in a region of the Augochlora pura isolate Apur16 chromosome 4, APUR_v2.2.1, whole genome shotgun sequence genome:
- the LOC144468787 gene encoding U-scoloptoxin(01)-Er1a — MISRYQILCAILAYGAVLLYQAMAQVDGYTPGVDYPIYDTVPFGLTFTCGGKLPGYYADPEARCQVWHWCLPNGRMFSFLCPNGTVFSQSARVCDWWFKVDCNDSPRLYGINDDLYRDVNGNKI; from the exons ATGATTTCGCGGTATCAAATTCTGTGCGCGATCCTGGCATACGGCGCGGTCTTGCTGTACCAGGCGATGGCG CAAGTGGACGGCTACACACCTGGCGTGGACTACCCGATCTACGATACAGTACCCTTCGGCCTCACGTTTACCTGCGGAGGCAAGCTGCCCGGATACTATGCCGATCCCGAAGCTAGATGTCAG GTTTGGCACTGGTGTCTGCCGAACGGACGCATGTTCAGCTTCCTCTGTCCAAACGGAACCGTTTTCAGCCAGTCGGCCCGCGTCTGCGATTGGTGGTTCAAG GTCGATTGCAACGACTCGCCGAGGCTGTACGGGATCAACGACGACCTGTACAGGGACGTGAACGGGAACAAGATCTAA